CTGGAAGGCGAGCACCACCGTGCTGCCGGCGTTCGCCGCCGCGTTCAGCGCCGCGAGTTCGTCCTCGGGAATCTTCTCCCAGTCGTGCCACAGCAATCCCGGCAGCACGACGAGCCGCGACCCCGCGCCGAGCCGCGCGAGCGGCTTCAGCTGACGCTCAACGCGAAAATCCGGCAGCGTCTCGAGCGCCTCGTAAAGTGCGCGCGTGCCGAGCGCGTCCGCACGGAACGACGAATAGGCCGGATAGGCGTCGCCGCCGCCGAGCCGGACCGAGAACACCCAGCCGAGCGCGAGCGCGGCCAGCGCCAGCGCCGTCACGGGAAGCAGCCAGCGGAGCATGCGGCGGCTCATCGCGGAGCCTCCAATTCCCGCAGCCACTCGCGCGCCCCCTCGGCGCTCGCCTGCTCGTGGCCATACCACACGGCCTCGAAGGCCTGTCGGCGCGCGCGGAATTCCTCCGCCACCGCCGCGCGGCCGAGCGCCCGCCGCCGCAGTTCGCGTTCGTAGTCGAGGTTCGTCTTGAACTTCGCGAGCGAGAGCAAGCCGTCGTGCGCGTGCGTCGCGATCGTCGCGAGGAAGAGCGCGCGCCACGCCAGCCGCCACTCGCCGGCGGCGAGCTTGGCGCGCGCGAGCGCGAGCCACTCGTGCGCGGGCAGGCGCGACGCTTCGACATTCTCGTCCTGCAAATCCGGCGTCGCCGTCGGCCACGCGCCCGCTGCGCCGGCCGCGAACGGCCGGGTCCGGTTGTGTTCGAAAACCTTCCACACCACCCACAGCAGCAGTCCGGCCACGATCGCGAGGAGCGCGTAGGCGCCGAATTGCAGCACGTCCATCCAGCGCAGCGACGCTGTGCCGTCCCGACCGCGAGTCGGCGTCTTGTCGTCCTTGCCGCCGGGCAACAGGTCCGCGAGCCAGCGCTTGGCGGAATCGAACCAGCGCCCGACCGCCCGGGCCGCCTCCCGCGCGGTCTCGAACGTCGTGCGCAGGAAACCCATGATGATGCCCTCTTTCTTTTTCTGCCCCGCACCGGCCTCCGATGCCTGCCGCAAGCGCCAGCGGAAATCCGGCCGCGCGAGCACTTCGTCGAGCGCGCGATCGAGCTGCCGCGACTCCAACGCGACCGCCGGCCCCGGAGTCGCCTCCGCGGCGCGCGTCGTTGACACGCCGCCGCCCAGCGCGCCGGCGAGCACGAGCGCCGCCAGGCCCGCGCGCAGCGCGCTGCGCCGGGCCTGCTCACGACGCAGCACGAGCAACAAATCCGCTCCGCTCCGCCGCGCCTCGCCGCGAAACACGCGCACGACGTAGAACGCCTTGATCAACGGACCGACCGCGAGGTGCGTCAGCGCGGCGATCACCGCGAGAAAAGTCGTGTTGAGATACGACCAGCCCGACAGCGCGAAAACCGTGTGCAGCCCGAGCCAGCGCGTCGCGAGCATCGGCACGACCACGAAGGCAACCGCCACATTCAGAAAAACCATCGCCCAAAGCACCGACAGAATCGCCAGCGCCCGGTGGTTTTGCCCCGGCCAGAGCAGGGCCTGCTCCCAAGCCGCGCGCCGCCGCTCCGCCGCGCTCGCGCCGTCGCCCGCCGGCAGCACGACGGCGTTCTGGAAATACGCGTAGGCCCACCCGAACGGCACGCCGAACACCGCCGCGAGCGGCAGGACCACCACGCCCGGCGCCTGCAACCGGAATTGCACCGCGCACTCGCGCCGCCAATCGCGCGCCTGCCAGCGCGGCGGCGCATCGCCGGTCAGGTGCGCGCGCAACCGCTGCGCGTAGCGGTGCTGCGCCACGCGCATCGCGCCGAAGGCCAGTGCCAGTCCCAGCGCGCCGAACGCGACCGCGCCGTCGGCCGGCACGAACCAGCTCACATACGCCCAGAAAAACACCACTCCGCACGCGAACGGCGCCGCGCCCGCATAATAGAGACCGAGCGCGCCGGGGTGCGCGCGCAGCAGATGCACGGCCTCCTCGATGAGGTCGATCGCACGCGGGGCTCGATTGCGCTCAGCGGTCTTCGCCATTGCCGGCACCCTCGACTGCTTTGCGCCACACCGTGCCTTCGTGGAGGTCCGGCGGCAGCGCCTTCAGAAACTGCCCGAAACCGTAGAACGCGATCCAGAGCAACAGCACGCAGGCCGCCGTCACCGCCGCATCTCCGCCCTTTCGCCTCCACGGCGTGGCATCTTGCGCCGCACCGGCGCCGGCGACCGATTTCGCCAGACAGGTCGCGCACAACACGCGGCCATTGTGCTCCACGATGCACTCCCGACAAAAGTCGCCGCCGCACGACGGACATCGCGCCACCGCTTCACGCTCGACGTGCCGCACGCATTTTCGCGTCGCGAACGAACTCATGACGGCAGTGGCGGCGGCAACGGAGGTGGCAACGACGACGGCGACGCCGCGCTCGCGCCGCCGGTTTCCCCCGGCGCGGCGGCTTCCACGGCATTCGCCTCCGCGAGGTCGGCCTGCGCCGCCTCGATCAACGGCTGGATTTCGGCGAGGACTTTTCGCGTGCGCGGCAGGCGGCAGAGGGCGTTCACGTTCTCCTGTTGCACGGCCGTGATGACCACGACGCGGCAGCCGGCGCCACGCACATGGTTCCAGGCCAGCAAAGCCACCACCACGCCTCCGACGATGCCCATGCCGACCGCGCCGCCGTCCGCGGCGTGCACGATCATGAGCGCCAGCAGACCCACCACCACGAACACGCTCGCGTAGATCACGCGCCGCGCCGTGTGCACGATCAGCATCGCCTGGATGTCGCGCAGGTAGAAGCGCCGGTAGGTTTCGCTGTAGCCCGTGGACGTGAGATGCAGCAGGTGGTCGGGCCCGAGGCAGAGCTGCGACAGTGTGCCGAAGCCGCGCTTGAGCGGCGTGAGCTTCCGGTAGACGGGTGTGGGCGTTGAGTGATTTTCGGCCATGTCAGCGGAACAGCATCGAACCAAAGACGAACAACCACACGCCCACCTGGATCGTCGCGACGATCCCCGCGATCACGATGCGGGTGCGCCGCCAACCCGGCACGAGGCTGCCGGGCTTTTTCCAGGCGTAGATGCAGACGCCCAACGCAGCCGGCGCGGTGATCAGCGTGAACGGCCACGCGATCAACGGCAGGAACGCCAGCACCAGCGCGATGCGGTCGTAGAGCACCCGGTGATTTTCGGGCAAGTTGCGCCGATCCGCGCGGGTCTCGAGGCAGGACGGGCAATAATTTTTCCCGCTCATCGGCACACGGCACACCGCGCACACGTAGCGACCGCAGCCGTCGCAGGCCGCCTCGGCGCGATTCTCGGCGTGGAAATAGCAGTTCGCCTCGCCCGCCGCGATCGCGCCGGCCCGTTCCACGCGTCGCGCCGCCGCGAGCGCCGGAAAACGCAGCTGCTCGAACTCGCCCTCGCACGCCGGGCAGCGCACGATATCGACGCCCTGCCAGTAAACCTCCGGCACGGTGCGCCGGCACTTGGGGCACGCGAGCTTGTGCGGCGTCATTTCGTGCGGATCACGCGCGTGTCGCACATGCGGTCATGCAACGAACGCTTCTCGTCGTCGAACGCCGCCATGATGTAGCCGATCAACAGCGTAAAACTACTGACCACCTCCGCCAGCGCGCGTCCGACCGCGCGCCCGCCTGTGATCGGCGATCCGTCGCTGCGCACCACCTTGAGGCCGAGCGCCATCTTGCCCGGCGTCGCGCCGTGGCGCGTGAGGAAGAACCATTGGTAGGTCACGTTCAGCAACGTCGTGCACAGCATCGCCGTGCCCTGATACGCGAGCCACTTGCCCATGTCGAATTGGTCCATCCGCGGCGAAAACAGAAACTTGCCGAAAAACGCCGCCGACAACCCGAAACTGATCGCCGTGTTCGGAATCCACAGCAGCAATCCGTCGAGGAACTTCGCCAGGAACCGCACCCAGAAGCCCGCGAAGTGGACCTCGCCCGGATGCTGCACGCCCTCCCGCACGCGCTGGAAATACTCGTCCTTCTGCTCCGCGCTCACGAGCTTGCCGTCGTGCGTCACGAGGTCGCGCGAGAAGAAGCGCCCACCCGACACGGCGCACACGCCGGTCGTCGGCTCGACCTCGCTCCAACGCTGCCAATCGGTCATGCCCTTGGCCCACACGAGCGTGTCGGCCGTCACGATATTGTCGCGCACGAGTCCCTCGAAAGCAGACGCCGTCACCGGTCCCATGCGATTCCCGCCATTCGCGTAAAACCACTCCATATAGTCGCGTGTAATTGCCCGCTCGCCGCCGGAGCGGCAACCGAAATTGCTCCGGAGCTTCTGCGAAATTCAGGTGAATTCGCGCGTTGACGCCCCGCCCGCCGCCCATCCTCAACGCCGCGCCGCGCGCTGCGCCTGCTCGATGAGCGCGATCAACTCCGCCCGGTAGCCGCCCGCATCCTCGCCCACCGCCGCGCGCGCCCAGCGCTCCACGTCGTCCAACCGCGCCGCCTGCTCCGGCCCGGCCCGCAACACCTCGCCGAACAAACCGACCGCCACCGCGAAACGAAAATCCACCGACGCCTCCGCGAATTCCTCCGACCCGACCGCCCCCGACGAAAGCCCGTAATACGGACTTTGCCCCTCGCTGCCGGGCAACCGCGCCGCGACCCGCACGCACCAAGCCTCCTCGGCATCGCCTCGAACCTCCCGCACGGCGGTGCCGCCATGGCGATCCGCCGAACTCCGTATTACGGAATTCGGCTCGGACGGCGCAGCTACACCGACGGCCGCGCCAGCCGCGAGCTCCACCTCAAACAGCGCCGCGAGCGTTTCCCCCGGCAACACGCGACCGCGTTGCGCGATCGGAATCTCCGCTCCGCGCACCACCGGCGTCATCTCGTCGTCACCGACGCGCCGCACCCGCGCCACGCGCACCGGGTCGAACTCGACCGTCGCACTCACCTGCTCCGCCACCGGCGCGAACAACTGATCCAATTGCGACACCAGCGCCTGCTCCGCCTCGGCCCGCGTGTTCACGTAGCCGCTGCCGCCACGCGCACGCGCGGCCAGCGCCTCCAGCCGCGGATCGATCCGGTCGGGTCGCCCAAATCCGAAGATCGCGAGCCGCACGCCCGCATCGCGGTGCCCGTCGATCAACGTCCCGAGTTCCGCCTCGCTCGTCGCGCCCATGTTGAAATCGCCGTCGGTGCAAAGAATCACGACGTGTTCGCCGCCCGCGGCCGCATCCGCCGCCGCCATCGCGAACGCCTCGCGCAAGCCCGCACCGCCGTTCGTGCGTCCCTTCGCTTCGAGCGCGTCGATCGCCGCGCGCACCTCGCGCTCGTTCGTCAACCGCGCCGGCGGCAGCAGGATCGTCGGCTCGCCCGCATAGGTCACGATGCCGACCCGATCCTCCGGCCGCAGCCGACGCAGCAGGCCCGCCACCGCCGCCTGCACGAGCGGCAACCGATTCGGAGCGTCCATCGAGCCGGAAACATCGAGCAACAAAATCACCGTCGCCGGCGCACGCGTCGTCGGGGCGTTTTCACGCGCCCGCACCGCCACGCGCACGAGCCGGCGCGCCGCATTCCACGGCGACACGCTCGACTCGACCCGCGTCGAAAACACCGGCGCGTCGCTCCGCGGTGCCTCGGGCGAGGGCGGCAACGCGCCCAGCATCGCACCGACATTCACCTCCCGCCGCGCCGGCCAGCGCGACGCCGTCAGCGCCTTGCGCAGCGCCGCGATCGGCGCCGTGTCCAATTTGTCCGCCAGAGGACGCAACGGCTTTTGCTCAACCGCACGCAACTCCTCGGTCGCCGCGGCCGGTTCACGCGTGGGCGGCGCAACAGAGTCGACGCGCGGAGCCGCCCGCGTGGGCGTCGTTTCGGCCGCACCGCGCTCGCGCTCAGCGGCAACGGCGCGCGGCTCCTCCCGCGCATTCGCCGGCACCGAAGCCGGAGGAGTCGCTTGAATAAGCCGGTCAACCTCCGCCGCGGCGCCGGCGGTTTGCGCTGTATTCGGCGGGATGTTTTTCGCGACGGCAGCGACACCTTCGCCGCGCGCCGGCGGTTCCTGCCGCTCGACACCCGACGCCGCCGGCTTGGCCGATGCCAGCTGCTTGCCTGACGCCGCGCGCACGCGATCGCTCGCGGCCGTTTCAGCGACCTCCGTCTTCGATGCGACCGATGCCACTCGCGGACGGTTCGCCGGCCGACCGCTGGCCGCGCTCGGGAAAGCCGGATCCTCCACCGCACTCGCTTG
This window of the Candidatus Didemnitutus sp. genome carries:
- a CDS encoding RDD family protein — protein: MTASAFEGLVRDNIVTADTLVWAKGMTDWQRWSEVEPTTGVCAVSGGRFFSRDLVTHDGKLVSAEQKDEYFQRVREGVQHPGEVHFAGFWVRFLAKFLDGLLLWIPNTAISFGLSAAFFGKFLFSPRMDQFDMGKWLAYQGTAMLCTTLLNVTYQWFFLTRHGATPGKMALGLKVVRSDGSPITGGRAVGRALAEVVSSFTLLIGYIMAAFDDEKRSLHDRMCDTRVIRTK
- a CDS encoding DUF3520 domain-containing protein; translation: MSASARSPSSAAVVAELQSRHATEVRSYAVELWDGDEGKAGASVATFWREWVPPPGVADEIPREFVFAAARRQIVADLRRAGANQTEAELETDAGAEAADASARIAGRFRRLTSKQQEMVRLHLKHRFDLDEIAEIAELTPANAAQVLHTAIGRLNGSAHDDPRAVRLALAGASGEALAGEAPERRAHVAELRVTLEVARQVLARGAESFRPRPRGNRRRAVWIWAFALGVAVTAAATVWWARREPSTEGEAPEALAAEAGGQQRVAIRRVAGEAPPAERQASAVEDPAFPSAASGRPANRPRVASVASKTEVAETAASDRVRAASGKQLASAKPAASGVERQEPPARGEGVAAVAKNIPPNTAQTAGAAAEVDRLIQATPPASVPANAREEPRAVAAERERGAAETTPTRAAPRVDSVAPPTREPAAATEELRAVEQKPLRPLADKLDTAPIAALRKALTASRWPARREVNVGAMLGALPPSPEAPRSDAPVFSTRVESSVSPWNAARRLVRVAVRARENAPTTRAPATVILLLDVSGSMDAPNRLPLVQAAVAGLLRRLRPEDRVGIVTYAGEPTILLPPARLTNEREVRAAIDALEAKGRTNGGAGLREAFAMAAADAAAGGEHVVILCTDGDFNMGATSEAELGTLIDGHRDAGVRLAIFGFGRPDRIDPRLEALAARARGGSGYVNTRAEAEQALVSQLDQLFAPVAEQVSATVEFDPVRVARVRRVGDDEMTPVVRGAEIPIAQRGRVLPGETLAALFEVELAAGAAVGVAAPSEPNSVIRSSADRHGGTAVREVRGDAEEAWCVRVAARLPGSEGQSPYYGLSSGAVGSEEFAEASVDFRFAVAVGLFGEVLRAGPEQAARLDDVERWARAAVGEDAGGYRAELIALIEQAQRAARR